One window from the genome of Yarrowia lipolytica chromosome 1B, complete sequence encodes:
- a CDS encoding 60S ribosomal protein uL15 (Compare to YALI0B21076g, similar to Saccharomyces cerevisiae RPL28 (YGL103W); ancestral locus Anc_6.156, highly similar to uniprot|P02406 Saccharomyces cerevisiae YGL103w CYH2 60S large subunit ribosomal protein L27a) produces MPTRFSKTRKHRGHVSAGYGRIGKHRKSPGGRGMAGGQHHHRTNMDKYHPGYFGKVGMRYFHKQPNHFWKPVVNVENLWALVPAENRDKYLSSASESAAPVIDTLAHGYGKVLGKGKLPNVPVIVKARFVSEIAEKKIKAAGGVVELIA; encoded by the exons ATGCCTACCAGATTCAGCAAGACCCGAAAGCACAGAGGCCACGTTTCCG CCGGTTACGGTCGAATCGGTAAGCACCGAAAGTCCCCTGGTGGACGAGGTATGGCTGGTGGtcagcaccaccaccgaACTAACATGGATAAGTACCATCCTGGTTACTTCGGTAAGGTCGGTATGCGATACTTCCACAAGCAGCCTAACCACTTCTGGAAGCCCGTCGTCAACGTCGAGAACCTGTGGGCCCTTGTTCCCGCTGAGAACCGAGACAAGTACCTCTCTTCTGCCTCCGAGTCCGCTGCCCCCGTCATCGACACTCTCGCTCACGGTTACGGCAAGGTCCTCGGTAAGGGTAAGCTCCCCAACGTCCCTGTCATCGTCAAGGCTCGATTCGTCTCCGAGAtcgctgagaagaagatcaaggccGCTGGTGGTGTCGTTGAGCTCATTGCCTAA
- a CDS encoding uncharacterized protein (Compare to YALI0B21098g, similar to Saccharomyces cerevisiae TPA1 (YER049W); ancestral locus Anc_7.220, similar to uniprot|P40032 Saccharomyces cerevisiae YER049W Hypothetical 74.0 kDa protein in CAJ1-HOM3 intergenic region), which yields MTDTKRAPEETGLPDAKRAHIDDVEKCFHKGLLDQTSQDELKTQIAESGPYKHGVIPQLIDDELLRSVRKEIMEGVHFTRKETDIYKVFQTGDLANLSGLSEEELGTLPSLFKLRNAMYSREFRHFMSYITGAGHLSGSKQDMSINVYQKSCHLLNHDDVIGTRRISYILYLPDPDEPWNPRWGGALRLFPTIRPNVPASDWTVSIPPAWNQMALFKIQPGLSFHDVEEVYVDKPRMSISGWFHIPDVGEEGYIEGEKEETEALSSLKQLTSKSLREHDFPKRTPGQVPEDEFAHLKEGPKDDDDLFLSDDDVKYLSKYLNPHLLTIKTVKQLNDLFCTNSQLEIKDFLNSEYVGVLKKTIDAEDSRPPKEMPQVSEEIVLPWKLARPPHKARYMYLDGSEEADKEPEVGEEEVTVRPDENGGFEYSETILSGLKDTDKAATSKVSEVAALFKSSALRRWISRISSLALKSENIIARRFRPGFDFTLATAQDESDIALEATLCLTPTKGWEDGEYGGYELCMAVDEDADDDPAVYRGAKAKEAGEGEGDEEDEDEDEDDPVLLTSQASWNTLNIFVRDKGILKFVKYVSKNAPGSRWDISAEWQVEYVGDDEEEEDEHEE from the coding sequence ATGACCGACACCAAACGAGCTCCCGAGGAAACCGGTCTGCCCGACGCCAAGCGTGCTCACATTGACGACGTTGAAAAATGCTTCCACAAGGGACTGCTTGACCAGACCTCTCAGGATGAGCTCAAGACACAGATTGCTGAGTCGGGACCCTACAAGCACGGAGTTATCCCCCAGCTGATTGACGATGAGCTGTTGAGAAGCGTGCGAAAGGAAATCATGGAAGGAGTACATTTCACCCGAAAGGAAACCGATATCTACAAGGTGTTTCAGACCGGAGACCTGGCCAACCTATCTGGTCTCAGCGAAGAGGAGCTGGGTACCTTGCCCTCGCTCTTCAAGCTCCGAAATGCCATGTACTCTCGAGAGTTCCGTCACTTCATGTCCTACATCACCGGAGCCGGTCATCTGTCTGGTTCGAAGCAGGATATGAGCATTAACGTTTACCAGAAGAGCTGCCACTTGCTCAACCACGATGATGTCATTGGTACCCGACGAATCTCGTACATTCTTTACTTGCCTGATCCCGACGAGCCATGGAACCCTCGATGGGGAGGAGCTCTTCGACTGTTCCCCACTATTCGACCCAATGTGCCTGCTTCCGACTGGACCGTTTCTATTCCCCCTGCTTGGAACCAGATGGCTCTATTCAAGATCCAGCCCGGTCTCTCGTTCCACGATGTCGAGGAGGTGTACGTTGATAAGCCCCGAATGAGTATTTCTGGCTGGTTCCATATTCCCGATGTTGGAGAGGAGGGATATATTGAGggcgagaaggaggaaacGGAAGCCCTGTCTTCTCTGAAGCAATTGACCAGCAAGAGTCTTCGAGAACACGACTTCCCCAAACGAACTCCCGGTCAGGTTCCCGAGGACGAGTTTGCTCATCTCAAGGAGGGTCCCAAGGACGATGACGATCTGTTTCTGTCTGACGACGACGTCAAGTACCTCAGCAAGTACCTCAATCCGCATCTGCTGACAATCAAGACcgtcaagcagctcaacgaTTTGTTTTGCACCAACTCGCAGCTCGAGATCAAGGATTTCCTCAACAGCGAGTACGTGGGTGTTCTGAAGAAAACAATTGATGCCGAGGACTCTAGACCTCCCAAGGAGATGCCCCAGGTGTCTGAGGAGATTGTACTACCCTGGAAGCTCGCTCGACCTCCTCACAAGGCCCGATACATGTACCTGGATGGCTCTGAGGAGGCCGATAAGGAGCCTGAGgtcggagaagaagaggttaCAGTTCGGCCTGACGAGAATGGAGGCTTCGAATACTCTGAAACGATTCTCTCTGGACTCAAGGACACTGACAAAGCAGCTACTTCCAAGGTTTCGGAGGTTGCTGCCCTGTTCAAATCTTCAGCTCTGCGACGATGGATCTCGCGGATTTCTTCTCTGGCTCTAAAGTCCGAGAACATCATTGCTCGACGATTCCGACCTGGCTTTGACTTCACTCTGGCCACTGCCCAAGACGAGTCTGACATTGCTCTAGAAGCCACTTTGTGCCTGACCCCCACTAAGGGCTGGGAAGACGGCGAGTATGGTGGATACGAGCTGTGTATGGCTGTTGACGAAGATGCCGATGACGACCCGGCTGTATACCGAGGAGCCAAAGCCAAAGAGGCTGGTGAAGGAGAGGGCGAtgaggaagatgaggatgaagatgaagacgatCCCGTTCTTCTGACCTCCCAGGCCTCGTGGAACACCCTCAACATCTTTGTCCGAGACAAGGGCATTCTCAAGTTTGTCAAGTACGTGTCTAAGAACGCTCCTGGTTCTCGATGGGACATTTCTGCCGAGTGGCAGGTGGAGTacgttggagatgatgaagaggaagaggacgaGCATGAAGAGTAG
- a CDS encoding uncharacterized protein (Compare to YALI0B21120g, similar to uniprot|P40531 Saccharomyces cerevisiae YIL041W 36.7 kDa protein in CBR5-NOT3 intergenic region, similar to Saccharomyces cerevisiae GVP36 (YIL041W); ancestral locus Anc_7.221), producing MSFNFNDSLNSLSTTFSPWAKRTQRMVQEKLGNVEDVTELPQEYLELEARVDALKIVHQKLLAVTSNYENEGYDYPPNLRESLSDLSKTITEKVQGLSQVSSAAEAQSVLTTPGSKKDPKTMNHALGRAALGGVAALKEAGADSDDPLSESLQKYAIAEEKIGEGRLSQDTLIANKFNAAFHTTLNTSLQFAAKARANVRNARLTLDAVKASAKAAKPEQQGAARAEVEQAEDEFVAATEEAVGVMKNALDTPEPLRNLVELVSAQLAYHKLAYETLKDLLPEVEELQTTQETKYRESREAAIN from the coding sequence atgtcctTCAACTTCAACGATTCTCTCAACAGTctgtccaccaccttctcccCATGGGCCAAGCGAACCCAGCGAATGGTCCAGGAGAAGCTCGGCAACGTGGAGGACGTGACCGAGCTCCCCCAGGAGtacctggagctggaggctcGAGTTGACGCTCTCAAGATTGTCcaccagaagctgctcgCCGTCACCTCTAACTACGAAAACGAGGGCTACGACTACCCTCCCAACCTGCGGGAGTCCCTGTCTGACCTGTCTAAGACCATCACCGAGAAGGTGCAGGGTCTGTCCCAGGTGTCTTCTGCTGCCGAGGCCCAGTCTGTGCTCACCACCCCCggctccaagaaggaccccaagaccATGAACCATGCTCTTGGCCGAGCTGctcttggtggtgttgctgccctcaaggaggccggtGCCGACTCTGACGACCCCCTGTCCGAGTCTCTCCAGAAGTACGCCAttgccgaggagaagattggTGAGGGCCGACTGTCCCAGGATACCCTGATCGCCAACAAGTTCAACGCCGCCTTCCACACCACCCTCAACACCTCGCTGCAGTTTGCCGCCAAGGCCCGAGCTAACGTGCGAAACGCCCGTCTGACTCTGGACGCCGTCAAGGCCTCCGCCAAGGCAGCCAAGCCTGAGCAGCAGGGAGCCGCTCGAGCTGAGGTCGAGCAGGCTGAGGACGAGTTTGTCGCTGCAACTGAGGAGGCTGTTGGTGTCATGAAGAACGCTCTGGACACTCCCGAGCCCCTGCGAAACCTGGTTGAGCTCGTGTCCGCACAGTTGGCCTACCACAAGCTCGCCTACgagactctcaaggaccTGCTTCCTGAAGTCGAGGAGCTTCAGACCACCCAGGAGACCAAGTACCGGGAGTCTCGAGAGGCTGCCATTAACTAA
- a CDS encoding uncharacterized protein (Compare to YALI0B21142g, similar to KLLA0E03729g Kluyveromyces lactis IPF 3594.1): MSDPAPLSRTHTSYSLRRTETASSLRRELSNVPSEPDINAPIVDGTAEFPEEYTMETETGLVPQRSLRELRGTDSDELEKGDSSSGSEIEYVTFTVNDPDNPQNWNNKTRWLYTLCATLTVVCVAFGSACPAGAVNVIARELHVGPVPAILSVSMMVIGFMLGPLLWSPLSEQIGRRPVYAVTMLIYVIFNIPCALAKNIGTMLVCRFLCGVFAASGLSNAGGTIADLWSIDERGKAIAFFAAAPYCGPVLGPIVSGWIAVGTDKFELVFWVNMAFAGFTTIVIALVPETYAPVILKHRAKKLRKETGNSNIMTEQEAKKATLSDVIKEVLLRPLYLCATEVILDLMNLYVVLIYALLYAFFFAFPVIFDELYGYNDGIVGLMFIPILIGAAFALCVTPWCESKFKAICKVRKPTPEDRLLGALIGAPFIPISLFILGATSYKHIIWVGPASSGIAFGFGMVLVYYAVNNYIIDSYAKYAASALAAKVFVRSGGGAAFPLFTTQMYKAMGLQWASWMLAFVALAMVAIPYAFFFFGARLRARFVKVNYTE; encoded by the coding sequence ATGTCTGATCCTGCCCCTCTTTCACGAACTCATACTTCCTACTCGCTGAGACGAACAGAAACAGCCTCGTCACTGAGACGAGAACTGTCCAACGTCCCCAGTGAGCCCGACATTAACGCTCCTATTGTCGATGGCACTGCAGAGTTTCCCGAGGAGTACACCATGGAGACCGAAACCGGTCTTGTGCCCCAGAGATCTCTTCGAGAACTTAGAGGAACAGACTCAgatgagctggagaagggaGACTCGTCGTCTGGAAGCGAAATTGAGTACGTCACCTTCACTGTCAATGACCCCGATAACCCCCAAAACTGGAACAACAAGACAAGATGGTTGTACACCCTCTGTGCCACACTCACCGTGGTCTGTGTGGCCTTCGGATCAGCTTGTCCTGCTGGAGCAGTCAATGTAATTGCTCGAGAACTCCATGTTGGTCCCGTTCCTGCTATTCTGTCGGTCTCAATGATGGTAATTGGCTTCATGCTGGGTCCTCTGCTGTGGTCTCCTCTCTCTGAACAGATTGGTCGACGACCCGTCTACGCCGTCACCATGCTCATCTACGTTATCTTCAACATCCCCTGTGCCCTCGCCAAGAACATTGGTACCATGCTTGTATGTCGATTCCTGTGTGGTGTCTTTGCTGCCTCTGGTCTCTCTAACGCTGGAGGAACCATTGCTGACCTGTGGAGCATTGATGAGCGAGGAAAGGCTATCGCTTTCTTTGCGGCTGCTCCTTACTGTGGACCTGTTCTGGGACCCATCGTGTCAGGATGGATCGCTGTGGGAACCGACAAGTTCGAGCTCGTCTTCTGGGTCAACATGGCGTTTGCTGGATTCACCACCATCGTCATTGCTCTTGTTCCCGAGACTTACGCTCCTGTGATTCTCAAGCACCGAGCCAAGAAGCTCCGAAAGGAAACAGGCAATTCCAATATCATGACTGAAcaggaggccaagaaggctaCCCTGTCTGATGtgatcaaggaggtgctTCTGCGACCTCTCTATCTGTGTGCTACCGAGGTAATCCTCGATTTGATGAATCTCTACGTCGTTCTCATCTATGCTCTTCTGTacgccttcttctttgccTTTCCTGTCATCTTTGATGAGCTTTATGGCTACAACGACGGTATTGTTGGTCTCATGTTCATTCCCATTCTCATCGGTGCCGCATTTGCCCTATGTGTTACTCCTTGGTGTGAGAGCAAGTTCAAGGCCATCTGCAAGGTTCGAAAGCCAACTCCCGAAGACCGTCTTCTCGGAGCCCTCATCGGAGCCCCTTTTATTCCCATCTCACTGTTCATTCTCGGAGCCACCTCCTACAAGCATATCATCTGGGTCGGCCCCGCCTCTTCCGGAATCGCCTTCGGTTTCGGCATGGTACTGGTCTATTATGCCGTCAACAACTACATCATCGATTCGTACGCCAAATACGCAGCTTCGGCCCTTGCAGCCAAAGTATTTGTGcggtctggaggaggagctgcttTCCCTCTGTTTACTACCCAGATGTACAAAGCCATGGGCCTGCAATGGGCCTCGTGGATGCTGGCCTTTGTAGCTCTTGCCATGGTCGCTATCCCATATgcctttttcttctttggaGCCCGTCTTCGAGCTCGGTTTGTCAAGGTAAACTACACCGAATAA
- a CDS encoding uncharacterized protein (Compare to YALI0B21164g, weakly similar to uniprot|Q10321 Schizosaccharomyces pombe, similar to Saccharomyces cerevisiae SHG1 (YBR258C); ancestral locus Anc_1.345), which produces MTDARKLVEEFRRSGKFDEMRRDALAKFKQSDLHGDIRQQIQEIVDKEIESQPQVLSRGRGKSAALIEGAINRNSGKDSVYTKVDGYVDGAIDQSLEKKIQDALQGMVGGEEKTETKTETKAEIQDHSVSEFPAAKTENAAESKPSNEPLADTKPEPSADVSMTE; this is translated from the coding sequence ATGACGGACGCGCgcaagctggtggaggagtttcGTCGGTCGGGAAAGTTCGATGAGATGCGACGCGATGCCCTGGCCAAATTCAAACAGTCTGATCTACACGGCGACATTCGAcagcagatccaggagaTCGTGGACAAGGAAATCGAGAGCCAACCGCAGGTCCTGTCACGAGGACGAGGCAAGAGCGCGGCACTGATCGAGGGAGCCatcaacagaaacagcggCAAAGATTCAGTCTACACCAAAGTCGATGGCTATGTTGATGGAGCTATTGATCAAAGCCTGGAAAAGAAAATCCAGGACGCGTTGCAAGGTATGGTTGGTGGAGAGGAAAAGACTGAGACTAAGACTGAGACCAAGGCTGAGATCCAGGACCACTCTGTGTCCGAGTTTCCCGCTGCCAAAACAGAAAATGCCGCCGAATCCAAACCCTCGAATGAGCCTCTCGCTGATACCAAGCCTGAACCCTCCGCTGACGTATCCATGACAGAGTAG
- a CDS encoding uncharacterized protein (Compare to YALI0B21186g, similar to uniprot|P37302 Saccharomyces cerevisiae YBR286w APE3 vacuolar aminopeptidase Y singleton), with the protein MTPSYQATVVTPSTSPHFTHNIKMKFLSLAAAASLATAAFIPEQNPMALLKEKPLVTSEELQKHISEKGLRHRAEHLFKLAEKSENEFGHPTRVIGSEGHRKTLKYIIDSLKKFNYYHLSMQPFDAVAGNVLESKLVIGGEVPKSSAPFSLTPGTPDREPVYGNITVALNEGCDVNDFENVKGTIVLVRRGTCPFGDKSANAGKRGAIACVIYDSEPGDNTVSGTLGEPNEHHVATFGISNNDGVKYIEDLANKGHLEGSAYVDGYVKTVKTYNILAETIEGDPENVVCLGAHSDSVTEGPGINDDGSGTISLLETAIALTNFKVKNKVRFAWWAAEEEGLLGSNYYANNLTPEENQQIRLFMDYDMMASPNYAYQIYDANNKENPEGSEELKQLYIDFYEREGLNYTFIPFDGRSDYVGFIDNGIPGGGIATGAEGVKTDEEVEQFGGKAGDWYDPCYHQLCDDLSNPSYEAWLVNTKLIAHSVGVYAESFKGFPKRKEVKKDTVKVEGMTPKYKYKGHSLVY; encoded by the coding sequence ATGACGCCGTCTTATCAAGCCACTGTTGTGACTCCTTCTACATCACCACACTtcacacacaacatcaAAATGAAGTTTCTCTCTCTGGCTGCCGCAGCCTCTCTGGCGACTGCCGCCTTCATTCCCGAACAGAACCCCATGGCTCTTCTCAAGGAAAAGCCCCTGGTGACTTCGGAAGAGCTGCAGAAACACATTTCCGAGAAAGGCCTCAGACACCGAGCGGAGCACCTATTCAAGCTGGCGGAGAAGTCCGAAAACGAGTTTGGTCACCCCACCCGAGTGATTGGCTCCGAGGGACACAGAAAGACCCTCAAGTACATCATCGACAGTCTCAAGAAGTTCAACTACTACCATCTTAGCATGCAGCCCTTCGATGCTGTTGCTGGTAACGTTTTGGAGAGCAAACTGGTCATTGGAGGCGAGGTGCCCAAGTCAAGTGCCCCGTTCTCTCTGACTCCCGGAACCCCCGATCGAGAGCCTGTCTACGGAAATATCACGGTTGCTCTCAACGAGGGCTGTGATGTGAACGACTTTGAGAACGTCAAGGGCACCATTGTTCTTGTTCGACGAGGAACTTGTCCCTTTGGCGACAAGAGTGCCAATGCTGGAAAGCGAGGAGCCATTGCTTGTGTGATTTACGACTCTGAGCCCGGAGACAACACTGTGTCAGGTACTCTTGGAGAGCCCAACGAGCACCATGTCGCCACCTTTGGTATTTCCAACAACGATGGAGTCAAGTACATTGAGGATCTGGCCAACAAGGGTCATCTTGAGGGCTCAGCTTACGTGGATGGTTACGTCAAGACCGTCAAGACCTATAACATTCTTGCTGAAACCATTGAGGGTGATCCTGAGAACGTGGTTTGTCTCGGAGCCCATTCTGACTCTGTCACTGAGGGCCCTGGTATTAACGATGATGGATCTGGAACTATCTCTCTGCTTGAGACCGCTATTGCTCTGACCAActtcaaggtcaagaacaaggtgCGATTTGCTTGGTgggctgctgaggaggaggggctTCTCGGTTCTAACTATTACGCCAACAACCTGACACCCGAGGAGAACCAGCAGATCCGATTGTTCATGGACTACGATATGATGGCCTCTCCCAACTATGCGTACCAGATCTACGatgccaacaacaaggagaaccCCGAGGGCTCCGAGGAGCTGAAGCAGCTGTATATTGACTTCTACGAACGTGAGGGTCTCAACTACACGTTTATTCCCTTTGATGGTCGATCTGACTACGTGGGGTTCATTGATAACGGTATTCCCGGAGGAGGAATCGCTACTGGAGCTGAGGGAGTCAAGACCGATGAGGAAGTGGAGCAGTTTGGAGGTAAGGCTGGCGACTGGTACGACCCCTGCTACCACCAGCTCTGTGACGATCTGAGCAACCCTTCGTACGAGGCATGGCTGGTCAACACCAAGCTCATTGCCCATTCTGTGGGTGTTTACGCCGAGTCTTTCAAGGGCTTCCCTAAGCGaaaggaggtcaagaaggacactgtcaaggtggagggtATGACccccaagtacaagtacaagggcCATTCTTTGGTTTACTAA
- a CDS encoding uncharacterized protein (Compare to YALI0B21208g, some similarities with CA3044|IPF7298 Candida albicans unknown function): MWWNKKEDKPADVETEQTARVAVNQQAPNTQKQTQQPQTREQEERAEREERAEKSQQAVRDMLSYKQQDSTQRFNTKPEARILSVVIATTSFGFLSGFYTGYKRNALRFLAENSHRMPKTVQGWYYYHKNKNYHVLSGGMALGFKYAATMTTCGIAFFGLEAYLDHARGTIDFFNTLAATIAAGSVYSLWYRLSKQQTFNTLRRGAAAGLALGLAQDGLRYVRGNDLWYLPSSLNHEKKHKEEVMHA, encoded by the coding sequence ATGTGGTGGAATAAAAAAGAGGACAAACCTGCGGATGTGGAGACAGAACAGACCGCCAGGGTGGCCGTGAACCAGCAAGCGCCTAAcacacagaaacagacgcaacaaccacaaacaagggagcaggaggagagaGCTGAGCGGGAGGAACGGGCCGAAAAATCGCAACAGGCTGTCAGAGACATGCTCTCGTACAAACAGCAGGATTCGACCCAGCGATTCAACACAAAGCCTGAGGCCCGGATTCTGTCTGTGGTCATCGCCACCACGTCCTTTGGCTTTCTGTCAGGATTCTACACTGGATACAAGCGTAATGCTCTCCGATTTCTGGCAGAAAATTCGCACAGAATGCCCAAAACGGTTCAGGGATGGTACTACTACCACAAGAACAAAAACTATCACGTTCTGTCCGGTGGAATGGCTCTGGGCTTCAAGTATGCCGCTACAATGACTACCTGTGGTATTGCATTTTTTGGTCTGGAGGCCTACCTTGATCATGCCAGAGGAACCATTGATTTCTTCAACACCCTGGCAGCAACCATAGCCGCAGGATCGGTCTACTCCCTGTGGTATCGGCTGTCTAAGCAGCAGACTTTTAACACTCttcgacgaggagctgcgGCTGGTCTGGCTCTGGGACTGGCCCAGGATGGGCTCAGATATGTTCGAGGCAACGATCTGTGGTACCTGCCCAGCTCACTGAACCACGAGAAGAAGCATAAGGAGGAAGTTATGCATGCATAA
- a CDS encoding uncharacterized protein (Compare to YALI0B21230g, similar to uniprot|Q8J289 Kluyveromyces lactis YGL104C similarity to glucose transport protein), translating into MSSISSSQQPNFKSILQYNARQEMIYWMAFVACLGTLQFGYHVAELNAPLDVIICHDAVTDCIDLHPRDVGYVTAAFSVGGLISALLAGMAASKYGPKKVSLFNTLSFIAGPLFMANATNTNTLAFGRFVSGLGAGAAIVVTPLFLNEIAPHNLRGMFGALSQISVNVGIVAAQVAGLIISQSWRYILIIGFFLGLINLASLAFIPESPKWLVSKNRATEATAILARLRDNRATAAREVEEWQKELQSVMFESDQLMAPASAASANHIEPVSLSAFLTRKPYRKPLLAILIIMTAQQLCGINSIIFYGVSILGQIIPKYSTLVNVFISVLGTVVTVGASRFIDVLGRKRLLLYSIFGMSVSAALVATGIINSWPIVSSLSAALFVVSFAIGLGPIPFLMVSEMVEPNCVGVGQSVGMTSNWIVTFAVGYFFPMVNARLGGATFYLFSVFGIAYLTLVVKFVPETKGKRNFTEVWTM; encoded by the coding sequence ATGTCGTCTATATCTTCGTCCCAGCAGCCCAACTTCAAAAGCATACTGCAGTACAACGCTCGGCAAGAAATGATCTACTGGATGGCTTTCGTGGCCTGCCTAGGTACCCTACAGTTCGGCTACCATGTGGCAGAGCTCAATGCGCCTCTAGACGTTATCATTTGTCACGACGCTGTCACAGACTGCATTGACCTCCATCCCCGGGACGTTGGTTACGTCACGGCGGCATTTTCTGTTGGAGGACTCATTTCAGCTCTGTTGGCAGGAATGGCAGCTTCCAAATACGGCCCCAAGAAGGTCTCTTTGTTCAACACGCTCTCGTTCATTGCAGGCCCTCTGTTCATGGCCAATGCTACAAACACCAATACTCTGGCCTTTGGACGGTTTGTTTCGGGTCTCGGAGCAGGAGCTGCCATCGTGGTGACCCCACTATTTCTCAACGAAATTGCGCCCCATAATCTCAGAGGCATGTTTGGAGCTCTCAGCCAGATTTCCGTTAACGTGGGCATTGTTGCCGCTCAGGTTGCTGGTCTCATCATCTCACAGTCCTGGAGATACATTCTCATCATTGGCTTTTTCCTGGGTCTCATCAACTTGGCGAGCTTGGCATTCATTCCCGAGTCGCCCAAATGGCTCGTCTCAAAGAATAGAGCCACAGAAGCTACTGCTATTCTAGCCAGACTCCGTGACAATCGAGCCACAGCTGCCAGAGAAGTCGAAGAGTGGCAGAAGGAGCTTCAGAGCGTCATGTTTGAAAGTGACCAGCTCATGgctcctgcttctgctgcttctgccaACCACATCGAGCCAGTTTCTCTGTCGGCTTTCCTGACCAGAAAGCCTTACAGAAAGCCCCTTTTGGCGATCCTCATTATCATGACAGCCCAGCAACTGTGTGGAATCAACTCCATAATATTCTACGGCGTGTCAATCCTGGGCCAGATCATCCCCAAGTACTCGACTCTGGTGAATGTGTTCATCTCCGTGCTTGGAACCGTGGTGACGGTGGGTGCCTCAAGATTCATTGATGTGCTCGGAAGAAAGAGATTGCTACTCTACTCTATTTTCGGCATGTCTGTCAGTGCAGCACTGGTGGCCACAGGTATCATCAACTCTTGGCCCATTGTTTCTTCATTGTCAGCTGCACTGTTTGTCGTCTCGTTTGCCATCGGACTGGGACCCATTCCCTTCCTCATGGTAtcggagatggtggagcCCAACTGTGTGGGAGTGGGCCAGTCTGTGGGCATGACATCCAACTGGATTGTCACCTTTGCGGTGGGCTACTTCTTCCCTATGGTGAACGCCCGTCTAGGCGGAGCTACCTTTTATTTATTCAGTGTGTTTGGCATTGCCTACCTGACGCTGGTGGTCAAGTTTGTTCCTGAAACCAAAGGCAAGCGAAATTTTACCGAGGTTTGGACCATGTAG
- a CDS encoding ribosomal protein P1 (Compare to YALI0B21252g, similar to uniprot|P10622 Saccharomyces cerevisiae YDL130w RPLA3 60S large subunit acidic ribosomal protein L44, similar to Saccharomyces cerevisiae RPP1A (YDL081C); ancestral locus Anc_2.388) has product MSQSAAAYAALILADAEVEITADKLNTILSEAGVEGLEPIWVDLFAKAVAKKDLNELLTAFNVGSAPAGAVAAAGGAATASGDAAAEEEKVEEKEESDDDMGFGLFD; this is encoded by the exons ATGTCAcagtctgctgctgcctaCG CCGCCCTCATTCTCGCTGACGCCGAGGTCGAGATCACCGccgacaagctcaacaCCATCCTCTCTGAGGCCGGTGTTGAGGGTCTTGAGCCCATCTGGGTTGACCTGTTCGCCAAGGCCgtcgccaagaaggacctGAACGAGCTGCTCACCGCTTTCAACGTCGGTTCCGCCCCTGCCGGTgccgttgctgctgccggtGGTGCCGCCACTGCTTCCGGTGACGCCGccgctgaggaggagaaggttgaggagaaggaggagtccgaTGATGACATGGGCTTCGGTCTCTTCGACTAA